A stretch of Bradyrhizobium sp. AZCC 2262 DNA encodes these proteins:
- a CDS encoding patatin-like phospholipase family protein, with amino-acid sequence MSGSSSVLAWSSALEDFALFRTLSAEQRLKVLNALVRQDLVRGEMLVTQGGPSDSLFLVLHGALAVRKTGYLEPIAELRAGELVGEIGFFANGPRTADVIAIRDTSVLALTRPAYQKLVEEAPAIVEALLAALARRFAKETARIAPFPTSPKARTVALIDGGLEPLPGIFDRRMREGLAATQAEIIDAARLQAMFPGRALDAHEVTEWLNKLEHTAPLVVYLGGRDASPWARKAIRQADMVVFACRGQAPGAALTELEAFACEVHSVSARRLVRVHDRRSGEVSGTAAWLARLPAFMHHHVALEDQIDIDSLVRFLCGRAIGFVAAGGGSFGTAHVGIYKAFRERGVMFDIFVGTSVGSAMVAGFAKNLEAEHLERGTHEIFVRSRSFRRPTWPRYSLLDHKAFDRALAHQYGPDCRIEDCWRPFAAVATNLSTHNLELIRSGPLWQAVRASSAIPGLLPPFYTADGAMLVDGCLIDNVPLTSMHQLKSGPNLVVHFGEPAAEMFDVDYAALPGRFELIAAMLTPFRKKLLPSAPSAVNVLWRSLVAHQRYDTLPVGPFDTVMRPPPPVGIDVTDFDRHTEIFEASYHWAKEAIAALEAGDSSAIAAMLDTGALERRQATAVTASNRAPSNRLASAAGFGALNR; translated from the coding sequence ATGAGTGGATCGAGCTCGGTACTTGCGTGGAGCTCCGCCCTGGAGGACTTCGCGCTGTTTCGAACGCTCAGTGCCGAACAGCGGCTGAAGGTTCTCAACGCCTTGGTCCGCCAGGATCTGGTGCGCGGGGAGATGCTGGTCACGCAAGGTGGGCCGTCGGACTCGCTTTTCCTGGTGCTGCATGGTGCGCTCGCGGTTCGCAAGACCGGCTATCTCGAGCCGATCGCGGAGCTTCGCGCCGGCGAACTGGTGGGCGAGATCGGCTTCTTCGCCAATGGCCCGCGCACCGCTGACGTGATCGCCATCCGCGATACCAGCGTGCTGGCATTAACGCGTCCGGCCTACCAGAAGCTGGTCGAGGAGGCTCCCGCCATCGTCGAGGCGCTGCTCGCGGCGCTGGCGCGGCGGTTCGCCAAGGAGACCGCGCGCATCGCGCCGTTCCCCACCTCGCCGAAGGCGCGAACGGTGGCGCTGATCGACGGCGGCCTGGAGCCGCTGCCGGGCATATTCGATCGCCGGATGCGCGAGGGGCTCGCTGCGACCCAGGCCGAAATTATCGACGCCGCCCGCCTCCAGGCGATGTTTCCCGGCCGCGCGCTCGATGCACACGAAGTCACCGAATGGCTCAACAAGCTCGAACACACCGCGCCGCTGGTGGTTTATCTCGGTGGCCGCGACGCCTCGCCATGGGCGCGCAAGGCGATCCGTCAGGCCGACATGGTGGTGTTCGCGTGTCGCGGACAGGCGCCTGGGGCAGCATTGACTGAACTCGAGGCCTTCGCCTGCGAGGTTCATTCCGTCTCGGCCAGACGCCTCGTCCGCGTTCATGACCGGCGAAGCGGCGAGGTCTCTGGCACCGCGGCCTGGCTGGCCCGGCTGCCCGCCTTCATGCATCACCATGTCGCTCTCGAAGACCAGATCGATATCGACAGCCTGGTTCGCTTTCTGTGCGGCCGGGCGATCGGCTTCGTCGCCGCCGGCGGCGGCAGTTTTGGGACCGCGCATGTCGGAATCTACAAGGCGTTTCGCGAACGCGGCGTGATGTTCGATATCTTTGTCGGCACCAGCGTCGGCTCCGCCATGGTGGCCGGCTTTGCCAAAAATCTCGAAGCCGAGCATCTCGAACGCGGCACGCACGAGATCTTCGTCAGGAGCCGAAGCTTTCGGCGGCCGACCTGGCCGCGCTATTCGCTGCTGGATCACAAGGCGTTCGATCGCGCGCTGGCCCATCAATACGGCCCCGACTGCCGGATCGAGGATTGCTGGCGGCCTTTCGCGGCCGTCGCCACCAATCTTTCGACGCATAATCTCGAACTGATCCGCTCGGGGCCGCTCTGGCAGGCGGTCCGCGCATCGAGCGCGATTCCCGGGCTGTTGCCGCCGTTCTACACGGCCGACGGCGCGATGCTGGTCGATGGATGTCTGATCGACAACGTCCCGCTGACGTCGATGCACCAGCTCAAGAGCGGTCCCAATCTGGTGGTGCATTTCGGCGAGCCGGCGGCGGAGATGTTCGACGTCGACTATGCGGCGCTGCCGGGACGGTTCGAGCTGATCGCCGCCATGCTGACGCCGTTCCGAAAGAAGCTATTACCCTCCGCGCCGAGCGCGGTGAACGTGCTGTGGCGAAGCCTCGTGGCGCATCAGCGCTACGATACGTTGCCGGTCGGGCCGTTCGATACGGTGATGCGGCCGCCGCCTCCGGTCGGGATCGACGTGACGGATTTCGATCGTCACACCGAAATCTTTGAAGCTTCCTACCACTGGGCCAAGGAGGCCATCGCGGCGCTGGAGGCGGGTGACAGTTCGGCCATCGCCGCCATGCTCGACACCGGTGCGCTGGAACGGCGTCAGGCGACGGCTGTCACAGCTTCCAATCGCGCGCCCAGCAATCGCCTCGCCTCGGCCGCCGGCTTCGGCGCGCTGAACAGGTAG